The nucleotide sequence TACTGCATGTAAAATTTCTGTTGAAAAATCTTGCGCTTttactgaaaattttatatttgcactaTATATCTTATCTCGAAAATCctgtaaaatgtttttctcatCTCCTATCTCGATCATACTTCTATTGCATTCTCGTTTGTTGTCACTGCTACTTATTTTGCTAAGAAAGTTGAAGTAACGTAATTAATGCATTGCATTAAGTGGGTTAAGGAAACACATTGACCATAATATATGTCAAGCTTTGTACTTGGCTGAACGCCATAaagactatatataaaattcgtaCAAGAGGGATAAACAATGCGCTGACGCATCCCAAATTCACCGAAGCGTAATCTTATCCCGTTTAAATTGCATTCTCGTCACAAACAATGCaacttatttacataaattatgggTAGTCGCCAATGTTACAACGCAATTTCTTTAAAACCACGAATAACTTTTGAACAtccttttttttgtgttttgcCAGCGATGATCTCATTAATGCTCATTTTAATCGCTTATTTTACACAACGCCTGACCTATGTGGCGATAAGATTAATACGCATTTTGAACGAAAATGCGACTcgcaatcattatatttttctcacttGTGCACATCTTTATTACCGTTCAATCTCTAATCCACAAAATTTCGATAACCACTTATAATTCCATCCGAAGAATTCATTCTTCACGCACTCGGTGAATCATAGCCAGTAAATTGCTTGCCGCTGACAAGCAACTTGCATTCGCTggatgatattttattcatgagACGTTCATATTTCTGCGTTACTTCAACACAGTTTTTAAGCtttgttatcttttttatttttatcatttttttatttttatttttccctttttgTCTATCTATTGCCAGGAAATTAACAACGGTGCGAAGAAACAATAGCATTTTGCAATGTTTGCATAGAATGTTATatcaaatgtttaaaaagtttGTGTGCATATTATTACTACTTTGTAAATAATCCGAATAAGAAAAGTAATAgccattgtattttataattttttcataattggattacgtatgaaataataatttagaaaacatTTCATACTGTTATTAATCGAtatgctttttatatacaaattacttTTTGCAGGGACCAACGGAAgcggagagaaagatagaggaaTTGACGAGACAACTCGAAGAGGAAATGGAAAAACAGGAGGAGGAAGGAGAATATTTcggtaagaaaaaattgttcgtGTGACATTTATTTCGAGAAACTAACTATAAGCTTATCGGTGCACTTAGTGTTCCATATTTCTGCACGATAACGAACGATCCTAGACGCAAGAATGGTTATTTATTTGGGGACGGAGTTATCTTTCCATGCTTCgacatttttatctacatttttatttttatttttatgttcctCCTATCCTGCGGTGACAGAAAGAAGAGATTAGCGAAACGATCACTATACGCGGGTTCGCACGACACGATAATCGGCACGAATGaattcacaattttaaatatttctgagaAACCATAAAAAGAGCGCAGACACACGTGACACTTTCGTGCCAATTCCCACGGTAACGAGTCCGCGGTAGACCGGTTTCGGAAAACGGAGTCGAGTTTCGGTGCGTCGTCGTTGCGGATACATTTTAGCGCGACACTTTGTTGGCATTCACTCTCTCGCGCGTCGCGTTAGCTTCCACCCACGTATCTCTTCGCATCTTTCCTATATAAAGGGACGAGGGCGAGTATGCGGCACGcacgcgtatacatatataggtgTATGTATAAACGAATAGAccgctcctctctctttctctctctttagtcACACGGctctttaaaaacattaaagtaGTGCTCATACTAATATCGATGATACATCGATATAACTGTATAATCATTTCTTTGGTTTCCTTATATCGAGGACgataataagagataaattcAATTCGATTACGCAAATTACAGGATTATATCAGATTATATCTAATGCAGAATGTgtctataagaaaattaaattttctcttttatctttctctttcttttcctcttatatttaataatttaatacttatttcATGAGGAACAAGAATATTGTgtgataaatcaatttaatatacatctaTGCTAATTCTTCTGCGATTTTCATTGTATCTTTCTTCTtgtattctttcaaaaatctaatatttatatttaagcgGTGAGATGTTTTGTCCCGCTATTTTCTGAAAAGACCCGCAATGCAAGGAAAAGCGAAGAAGGATAACATACAGCTATAACTCTTGGAAGATAAATGTGGATGGAGCCTAATGCACACAATAAGGAACCGAGCGGACAGGAACCTCGGTCGAGCGAAGTAATGTCAGTCGAGAAGTGGCAGGCGTTTAGGCGAACGTAAATGTCCCCCTAGTTGTGCTTATACTTGCAGACGAACAGCGTTCTCTGCTGCGTACGTCCTATATACGCGACTGGTAATCTCGTTATAGATAGACCAGTCCAACTCGTTGGTCGGATTCTAATCCGGCTAGAACTGGTCTAGCAAAACCAAATCGCAAAATTGAAACGGTCAGCGTGGGTGCATGCGAGTTACGGGAAGCATCCGCTAAGGGATGGCAGGATCGCGATTACCCATCGAGAGCTGTGAGTTTGCTTATTTGTTCTCGTCCATCCGCAATGGATCGAGTAATTTTTGACATCGATTGACCCCTGGTGAATGTACATTCTTGCATCTGTCGACGCGTATATTTTTAACCCTTCGATGGTGAACCTCGTGAGTCTCGTGTTCTTGAACTCCGTGTGCTGTATCTCACGCGACGAATAAGCTTCGAATGTGCGTCCCATGAAATAATATGCGATTCtattgtgtaatttatattttaagcagATCTAATGTTAGTCTAACTATCGTCTGTTATCGTAACTTCAATATAAGTTAACGATTTTAAATTCGCAAAtttgtgatttattatttcatggtgatacatatatatgccatGACTGAAGAATTAAAGACTGTAAACTATTTCGCACGATGCACCATGACACATGAAAATTTCACATTGAATTATCACTTGATAATAGGTATCTGTCATACATGCGGTGAGAAAGTGACCGGCGCCGGACAAGCTTGTCAAGCAATGGGCAATCTCTATCATACCAATTGTTTCATATGCTGTTCCTGCGGAAGAGCGCTACGTGGCAAAGCTTTCTACAATGTTCATGGGAGGGTTTATTGCGAAGAGGATTATTTAGTATGTGACTCGATTCAAATACCAAAATAATCGATCGATGATTTGCttagcttataaaaattattgtgttcGCAGTATTCTGGTTTCCAACAGACAGCCGAGAAATGCGCGATTTGTGGTCATCTCATTATGGAAATGGTAAGCGACAAGACTCGATCGTCCGTAAGAATCTCATTGTAAATTCAATAACGTCGTCTTTTGTTTTTCACAGATATTACAAGCGATGGGCAAGTCATATCACCCGGGCTGCTTCAGGTGTTGCGTTTGCAATGAATGTCTCGATGGCGTTCCCTTCACGGTCGACGTCgacaataagatatattgtGTAAACGATTACCATAGAATGTTCGCACCTAAGTGCGCGTCTTGTGGAAAGGGAATCACGCCGGTCGAGGTATGCGCgctctaaattaattaacttattattatattatcgaaacataacagaaatttattcttaccATCCCTTAGCAATATCGACtcatttaaatagattataatattttgtggaaaaatatcgctcgtataataatatatattaaagtatatatatgttaaactaAACAAAATCCTGATATATTCCatgattgtaattatttacgagAAAAGGATTTTGATcgacatattttaatcttattttgcaAGCATTAATTGtagtcaataaaatatattctattttgtatttatttaggGAACCGAGGAAACGGTCAGGGTCGTTTCCATGGACAAAGACTTTCATGTGGATTGTTACGTTTGCGAGGATTGTGGCATGCAGTTGACCGACGAGCCGGATAAACGGTGCTACCCACTCGATGGCAGACTTATGTGTCGTGCGTGTCACATCCAACGCATATCGCACACGCAACCAAGGGCACCACAGCCGGTGTCGGCTAGTTATCAGTTTATGGGCTAAGTTACATCGGTGCTTGAACTTTGAAGCTTTCCGAACTGCGCACGTGACGATCATCTGATAATGAAATCTGTGGAAATCAATCAAATAACATACAAGCCTCATAGCAGAATAGGGCACTTACAATTGCATgcgtgaaattaaaaagatacatacGAGTCAGactttgcaaaatatacattcaTGTAGgcaaacatttacatttacaatataatagttGTTGTTGTTTATCTATTATGCTATAATATAAGCTAATATGTTTGATATTATCTtatgaaatacaaattatcaaatcaatacaattaatatatctcaataatatatagtaaaaaaataataactacaATGTGTCACGTGCTAAGTGCGCTTTTAGAATATCAACAGtttgtgcaattttaattattttgatttttgaacGAAATGTCATTTTGACataattctaacaataagactggatatttttaaaaaaccgaAATCGATGCACTGCCTTTTGggatcattttaattaaagtgaaTAGTTATGTAACATATAGTTATGCAAGTACaagaacatttctttttaattaaaaacaaggaCCGATAATCTAGAGAGATAAgtggtatatttaatatatgcaatcttatttatttagttgGGGTGTTTGTTGCAAACACAGTAATCTCATTAGGATGAACGAGTTGCGCAGGCAACTGTGatatataatagcataataattatctgttGTTAAGCAACAATTCCATACTTTTTAgcacatgtatatatctatcacgcgttttttatcgtattataaCGCAAATTATGACGGAAATATTCTTCTGCGAATTTTCTCCGTCAATCAGGTCTCATCGTACTTCATAAaacattcattaataatatttattaggaCAAATATATCGTCTCACTGCAAAGGCTCGCGTAATATTAAAGTTCATCGATATGTGAcagaatgtaatataatatacttcgAGGGCTTAAATGCGTTTATCATTTTAACGGCATAAATAACGGAAActagaaaattttgtttgaaaaatatgtaggCGTGCTATAATCGATATAAGCgacattattatagaatattgaaAGACGCACAACTCAAGCTGCCAAATAACTATTGTTACTTTTCaagattaattaacataattattctatgTTACACTTAATACTAAGTGTAACACAGAAATGTTACTTAGTACATAGTAACTAAGTAATTAAGTTCTCgcgaattgtaaataaaaatgtaatcttatttaaatcgcatatataatatgtataaatcaatcaatccttcaataaagataaactgctaaaaatgcatttatttgtGTCATGATCGCACtcgaaaaatatctatataactttgatattttttttacgaaaaatattgttatttaaaaaatataaccgaaattgtttttttcctaAGAgaactttctctttttctttttgtgaaGAATTATAGTATCTTTTTCGCGAGATTATCGCTAAATATTCTTACCATAAGCTGTTGTCATATTTCTTGATGTATCTGaaatctcttaaaatatatgtgaacaATGCTTATTGTTGGATATGGAGTGACAAACAGATTGGATAAATAAGTCATTAAGAAACAACTTAATGCAAGAGATAATTTATCGTGATATAGTTACATTTACAAAGAGAAGTATACATCAATATCGCGCGCGGCAGAAATAATACCCAAGCTATACCGAGCTCAATTCATAAATCCGACATAGTGCAGACGAAATATTTATGGTTTTGGCGGTTCCGTGTGTCGGTCCGTTTTACACTCTGCCTTGAATTTTGTCTTGTGTTCTGCTGCACATTTGTTTGACTGTATCGGCTACAACACGATTAAAGACAATTACGGAGAGAACATTTTCCCACCGATGGAAACGTGAGCGATCTATAACATTATTCACGCGACAAGAATACTTCGCACAGAACAAAAGCAACAGAGATCAGCacaatatatttgacattaatCGGTGACCTACTTATAGTTTTGCGCGCAGGCTGCACCACGTGTGCGTGTAAaaagagaatagaaaaaacggatatttcaaatatagacACAGAGATGATTCTATATTAaacatagtttattttttcactcTCAGCAGATGACATTGCACTTCAGGTACATTACTCACCTCTGCTGTTTGACGATTGAATGATGGTGCCTTTACGTAGCCTAACTTGCTGAGATATCTAATAGCCATTGTTGTTCCTCCTgtgttttgatattaatatttgaaatagcatatatataaacaagtgtctattatataaaatattaaaattattcaaatacatACCAACTGTAACAGTGTATCTCAGtggagtaaatattttataaagtgcaTAAGTAATTGCCCAGTTGCCAGCACTCGAATTACGTactaattctatatatttttcactaaAACTCATAGATTGCAACAACTGTGCTATATCCATACCACTGGAAGTATGCAAGAAAGATTTCACATATAATTAACTACCAAattcaaaagatatatatatgtgtcaattgtatttatacatacttCCTAATGGCAATGTAGAATATAGCTACCCATCCTAAAGAAGTAATTATGTGTACAGGTATTAATATATGCCAATAATCTTTGGtcatttgtttcattttttggAATACTGATATTTTCTGTTTCGTCTGAGATTTTTGGCAGTCATTTTCGGAACTTTGCTTAATATCCGAATAATATGCCAAAGTGAAACCATTTTTATTCACGTCCTGCCTCAATGATTTCTGATACACAAGTACATTATTTACGAGGCCTAAAGAATTATATGACGCAGTCCTGTAATGATGATGCCTTTCTGTAAGATGAAACAAGTTTCAATATGCACTTATCGACATTCAACATCCAGAATTCAACTTACCAAGAAATGTTGACTTCCAACGTGTTGTATTGACATGACAAGTATAACATGCGGACAACGGAAGATATTTCGTTAATAACGAAGCATTTCCTAAATCGCAACTGAATCTCAGTCCGCGGGCCAAGATTACATCCATTTTCGAAAAACACCGCTTCTATTCCTAACCAACAATCATAAGATTCTTATGCTGCGATTTGTCACGTGCATAAAGAAAGATTTGCATATGAAGAACTTACGAGAAAGTTTTTCAAACGTAATTACTTCGATCcatcagatatataaataaactcacAAAAACATACAGTGACATATTATACTATGCTGCAGCAGTAATCTTTGTCAGATATTACAATACAGTGAACAAAATGTCGCACGTAGTGACATCTATAGTTTGGAGtattaacgaaaaattatttaaataccgCTGAGACCTCAGCTggcattgataaaatatatcattatacatatttttttttaattaaaggaattatatcattaacagcattaattaatattttcacatttatatgattggtcagtaatcaattttttataactgtcATGTTTTCGCTAAATGTCATGCGAAAAATCGTGATATCTCTTACAATATTGATTTCagcatgaaaatattaaaaatttctttttcaaaaaaatgtatgtctTTTGaagctaaaatatatttttatatagtgcTTTTTCAGTgctttgcattatattttttaaccatcgaatattaaattatatattcgacaGTTCATTAAATGgacggaaaaatatatattgcacaatgcagtttgtatataatatatatattaaaagaataacttTTCAATGATAAtgcgttatattattattttaattataccatTATATAACTATGTATTTcaggatatataaaaatttatcaataataaacaatacaaaatttaatttatcctttattaaaaatattcgtgttatatattagaatttaaaaaactagaatactataaacgcgcgcgccatttattttatgcgtatgtgtatataattatttacagattaattc is from Cataglyphis hispanica isolate Lineage 1 chromosome 15, ULB_Chis1_1.0, whole genome shotgun sequence and encodes:
- the LOC126855079 gene encoding protein FAM210A isoform X3; protein product: MLYLSCQYNTLEVNISWTASYNSLGLVNNVLVYQKSLRQDVNKNGFTLAYYSDIKQSSENDCQKSQTKQKISVFQKMKQMTKDYWHILIPVHIITSLGWVAIFYIAIRNGMDIAQLLQSMSFSEKYIELVRNSSAGNWAITYALYKIFTPLRYTVTVGGTTMAIRYLSKLGYVKAPSFNRQTAEPARKTISRSPINVKYIVLISVAFVLCEVFLSRE
- the LOC126855079 gene encoding protein FAM210A isoform X1 — translated: MDVILARGLRFSCDLGNASLLTKYLPLSACYTCHVNTTRWKSTFLERHHHYRTASYNSLGLVNNVLVYQKSLRQDVNKNGFTLAYYSDIKQSSENDCQKSQTKQKISVFQKMKQMTKDYWHILIPVHIITSLGWVAIFYIAIRNGMDIAQLLQSMSFSEKYIELVRNSSAGNWAITYALYKIFTPLRYTVTVGGTTMAIRYLSKLGYVKAPSFNRQTAEPARKTISRSPINVKYIVLISVAFVLCEVFLSRE
- the LOC126855079 gene encoding uncharacterized protein C18orf19 homolog A isoform X2; this encodes MDVILARGLRFSCDLGNASLLTKYLPLSACYTCHVNTTRWKSTFLERHHHYRTASYNSLGLVNNVLVYQKSLRQDVNKNGFTLAYYSDIKQSSENDCQKSQTKQKISVFQKMKQMTKDYWHILIPVHIITSLGWVAIFYIAIRNGMDIAQLLQSMSFSEKYIELVRNSSAGNWAITYALYKIFTPLRYTVTVGGTTMAIRYLSKLGYVKAPSFNRQTAEPIQSNKCAAEHKTKFKAECKTDRHTEPPKP